Proteins from one Nitrobacteraceae bacterium AZCC 2146 genomic window:
- a CDS encoding acyl-CoA thioesterase-1 (product_source=KO:K10804; cath_funfam=3.40.50.1110; cleavage_site_network=SignalP-noTM; cog=COG2755; ko=KO:K10804; pfam=PF13472; superfamily=52266; transmembrane_helix_parts=Inside_1_6,TMhelix_7_29,Outside_30_169) — MKSLKTVCTLHVVAFLFFALICSASAQVVAIGGSNTQGRGVSSSESYPAQLQAMLEAKGSRMRVANAGISGDTTTGMLARLSSEVPEGTKIVILQFGTNDFRRGNFDPAVRQANMASIEQQLRARGIKIVHSDRLVWAALAAGLKQSDGSHLTVEGHRRVASQLLPSIR; from the coding sequence GTGAAATCTTTGAAAACCGTGTGCACTTTGCACGTTGTGGCATTTCTCTTTTTTGCTTTGATCTGTTCCGCATCAGCGCAAGTCGTCGCCATCGGAGGAAGTAACACTCAAGGTCGCGGAGTAAGCTCGTCCGAGTCTTATCCTGCGCAGCTCCAGGCAATGTTGGAGGCTAAGGGCTCCAGAATGCGCGTCGCGAACGCTGGCATATCGGGTGATACAACGACCGGAATGCTGGCTCGACTATCGAGTGAAGTGCCCGAGGGCACAAAGATCGTGATCCTGCAATTTGGCACCAACGATTTTCGCCGAGGGAATTTTGATCCCGCCGTGCGTCAGGCGAACATGGCCAGCATAGAGCAGCAGTTGCGCGCGCGCGGAATCAAGATCGTTCACTCCGATCGTCTCGTATGGGCGGCGTTGGCGGCTGGCTTGAAGCAGTCGGATGGCAGCCATTTGACAGTAGAAGGCCATCGACGGGTTGCATCTCAATTGCTTCCGTCGATACGCTGA